Proteins from a genomic interval of Terriglobales bacterium:
- a CDS encoding ATP synthase F0 subunit B, whose protein sequence is MDETLRQLGELAFGAIPTIILFVLIWILYRVIVHNALIDALSERRSQTVGATEKARSDVAAADRKTAEYEQKLREARLAVFKSQETRRQQVLDEKTMAVSEARGAAEAMIASARAQIQKESEIAKVRIEAESSNLAKEIIRSILRAGSEAKQPAVGGRG, encoded by the coding sequence ATGGACGAGACGCTCAGACAACTAGGCGAACTTGCGTTCGGCGCCATTCCGACCATCATCCTCTTTGTTCTCATATGGATTCTGTATCGCGTGATTGTCCATAACGCGCTCATTGACGCGCTTTCCGAGCGTCGCAGTCAAACCGTGGGCGCAACCGAAAAAGCCCGCAGCGATGTGGCTGCCGCCGATCGCAAAACGGCTGAATACGAGCAGAAACTCCGTGAGGCTCGACTGGCTGTCTTCAAGAGTCAGGAGACCCGGCGCCAGCAGGTGCTGGATGAGAAGACCATGGCAGTTTCCGAAGCTCGTGGCGCCGCGGAGGCGATGATCGCCAGCGCTCGTGCGCAAATCCAGAAAGAGAGCGAGATCGCGAAAGTTCGCATCGAGGCTGAAAGTTCCAATTTGGCTAAGGAGATCATCCGCTCCATCCTGCGTGCCGGATCCGAAGCTAAGCAGCCCGCCGTCGGTGGCCGGGGATGA
- a CDS encoding OmpH family outer membrane protein — protein sequence MTRKIVSTLSIAALLSAGALAQAADTNAAPAASTTTNSLVAGPTKVAIINIQAAIANTNEGQRDLDALQKKFEPKQIELKSLSDEVDNLKKQLAAQTNALNDEERNKRVQAIETKQKTLQRDLEDAQNDYQTQSNDIAQRIGTKLMQSLDAYAKQNGYAVVIDVSQQQSPVLWAAQSVDITKPVIEAYNAASGVPAPPPAAKTTPSAPSAAVRRPATSPATRPAAPSSTPK from the coding sequence ATGACACGTAAGATTGTTTCAACTCTCTCCATCGCGGCCCTGCTCTCTGCTGGAGCCTTAGCTCAGGCAGCCGATACGAACGCAGCTCCGGCGGCCAGCACGACCACTAATTCCCTCGTGGCGGGTCCAACCAAAGTCGCCATCATCAACATTCAGGCGGCGATCGCCAACACCAACGAAGGCCAGCGCGATCTCGATGCACTGCAGAAGAAATTCGAACCCAAGCAGATCGAACTGAAGAGCCTCAGCGACGAAGTCGACAACCTCAAGAAGCAGCTCGCAGCCCAGACCAACGCTCTGAATGACGAGGAGCGCAACAAGCGTGTGCAGGCGATCGAGACCAAGCAAAAAACGCTGCAGCGCGATCTCGAAGACGCACAGAACGATTACCAGACGCAGTCGAATGATATTGCGCAGCGCATCGGCACCAAATTGATGCAGTCGCTCGACGCGTACGCAAAACAGAATGGATATGCCGTGGTGATCGACGTTTCGCAGCAGCAGAGCCCGGTGCTCTGGGCAGCGCAGTCGGTGGACATCACCAAGCCGGTGATTGAAGCCTATAACGCCGCTTCCGGCGTACCCGCGCCGCCGCCGGCAGCCAAGACAACGCCTTCGGCTCCGAGCGCCGCCGTGCGTCGTCCAGCAACAAGCCCTGCCACCAGGCCTGCGGCTCCCAGCTCGACACCGAAATAA